Proteins from a single region of Abyssalbus ytuae:
- a CDS encoding ribonucleotide-diphosphate reductase subunit beta, with the protein MPAEVEPILQENKDRFVIFPIQHHDIWEWYKKQEACFWTAEEIDLHQDLTDWNNKLNDDERYFIKHILAFFAASDGIVNENLAENFVNEVQYSEAKFFYGFQIMMENIHSETYSLLIDTYVKDEAEKNVLFKAIENFPAIKKKADWALKWIESPSFAERLIAFAAVEGIFFSGAFCSIFWLKKRGLMPGLTFSNELISRDEGMHCDFAVHLHNNHLVNKVPEKRIKDIIINALDIEREFITESLPISLIGMNAKLMTQYLEFVTDRLLVELGCSKVYNSTNPFDFMDMISLQGKTNFFEKRVSEYQKAGVLNKDEDSQKISFDADF; encoded by the coding sequence ATGCCAGCAGAAGTAGAGCCAATTTTACAAGAAAACAAAGACAGATTTGTTATTTTTCCTATTCAGCACCACGACATATGGGAATGGTATAAAAAACAGGAAGCTTGTTTTTGGACTGCCGAGGAGATTGACCTTCATCAGGATTTAACGGATTGGAATAATAAGTTAAATGATGATGAACGTTATTTTATAAAACATATATTGGCATTTTTTGCTGCTTCCGATGGTATTGTTAATGAAAACTTAGCCGAAAATTTTGTTAACGAAGTTCAGTATTCCGAAGCTAAATTTTTCTATGGTTTTCAAATCATGATGGAAAATATACATTCAGAAACTTACTCTTTGTTAATAGATACTTATGTAAAAGACGAGGCTGAGAAAAATGTGCTGTTCAAAGCCATAGAAAATTTTCCTGCAATTAAAAAGAAGGCAGATTGGGCATTAAAATGGATTGAATCTCCAAGTTTTGCCGAAAGGCTCATTGCATTTGCTGCTGTAGAAGGCATTTTCTTTTCAGGGGCGTTTTGTTCTATTTTCTGGTTAAAGAAAAGAGGGCTAATGCCGGGACTTACATTTTCAAACGAATTGATTTCACGTGATGAAGGAATGCACTGCGACTTTGCAGTACACCTTCATAATAATCATTTGGTAAATAAAGTACCCGAAAAACGTATTAAGGACATTATTATAAATGCGTTAGATATAGAGCGCGAATTTATTACTGAGTCCCTCCCCATAAGTCTTATAGGCATGAACGCAAAATTAATGACACAATACCTGGAGTTTGTAACTGACAGATTGCTTGTAGAACTAGGATGCAGCAAAGTTTACAACTCCACCAATCCGTTTGATTTTATGGATATGATTTCTCTTCAGGGAAAAACTAATTTCTTTGAAAAAAGAGTGTCCGAATATCAAAAGGCAGGAGTACTCAATAAAGATGAAGATTCCCAAAAAATCAGCTTTGATGCTGATTTTTAA